GCCACATGTTGGTATACAGTATACTCTCTCTAAACTAGAACTAGAATAGACTGAGTATATTTGTATGGGCGATTGGCTACTTGTTGGTCCCAATAACGCAAACCAAAGTGTCACAATATTAATGTCAGCGTCATTTGAGAGTTGAAGAATCCAACGTCAATGCTATAAATCTGACCAAAGAAATAATAATGCTCTGCGCAAAACCCACACGCTTTCATCAAAATAGTCGTCTGCCTTCGTCTTCAACGCCTCTTTTCCTCGACCAAATTGCTCTCTTTCTTCCATTACTTTTTTGTTCATCCACTGGAAATTATCCCTTTAATCGAAAGAGTCGAAAGAAGAATCTGGTGATAAAAAATGGGGTGTTGCAGTAGCAAGGCGGCAGATACTAAAGCCACCCGAATGGCTCGATGGCGTTCTACTGGCATCGTTGCTTTACGCGACTCCAAATTGAAGGCATTTcatttcttctctcccttttcctttttttatttattaatttctcATGACAGCTATTAGCTGACTGTATAAATTGTAAGTATTTAGtattgaaatgaaatgaaagaCCGAGTATCGTGGAATTTATATACTAGTTTAGGTTTAAGgcttagttgattgattgatttatCAGCCCAGTGTGTGTTGCCCTGTGTTTTTCTTATTTCTATCCATTTTGGATCAAATATCCGTAAACTGAAAATATGGACTTTTGGCTTCAACGAATTGtgctgattgattgattgattgtgGTATTTCAGATTTTGGTGCTGATAATTTGCCAATTCCCTTTTTCTATGTTATAGACTTGTTTGGCGCGAGGAGCATTTTACTTTCTTATGATGTATGAAGGAGGTCTATGAATATTTTATGGAATTGACTTGGATGATAACCTTCATGACACTTTGGAGTACATTGCCTAAGAGCAAAAAAGTTTATGCGGTGATAGATTAAGTTCACTATTTAGATATACATAATCAATCATCTATATGTAGGAGAATTTAATCCATGTCTCTCTTTCTCGAATGTTCTCTAAGGAAGCTAGACGTTTGATATGAAAGAGCAGGAAAAAAAGAAATGGACAAGTGGCCAAATACATTCGGTGGGAACTAGTGTCAGGTTACTTTTTAAGTAATTCCTTTGCGAAACGTTTTCATTTTATGAGTCAAAGATGCAACTTTTGTCTGCACTCTGCATTGTTCTTTAACATTTTTGCTACCAAGTTCGCAGTCATGATCACATAGTACTCTTAATATAAATTTCAAATCTGTGAACTTTTTTTTTCCCGTAAAGTAAATGATCTGCATGAGAAATAGTTCAATTTGATTCTTGAATTGAAGATTGTGCCCCATAAATTAGAACAGAGACAAATCTAAGATTTATTTTCTATTGGTTCAACCTTTGAGGTTCTTAGTGTTGAACCTATTATATTGGGTTCATATTTACTATTTGTTGCAATTTTCGTggatttttacacataaatttatgctaTGCGTCGAAAGTACCAGACTACCAGGTTCGGATGTACCGTAATGTTAGATCCGCCCCTGAATTAGAGAGACGGAGTAACTACATTTAGTGGCATCAGGACCATAAGTTGATTTAAGGGAGTGCTGACGATGATGTCATGCAGTTATTTTTAACTGAAAGATCTTTCCCTTCCTAAGCTACTGACTGTCCATGACTCAATGATGAGATATGATTGTTTTAATCATGAAGTGTCCATGTCGTGTGTGCGTATGTATTGCTCATATATACATTCAACATGCATGCTTGTGTGCGTTTCCCAATCTAATTGAGGGTATGGCTTTACAAGGAAATAGGTTTAGATCAAGGGCGGATTTATAGGTAAAATTATGGGGCACGTGAACCTATGGTCTTTTcgcaaaattagatattttatgtacatattttctaaaattgatatAATATTAACTGTTGGCACTCATGCTTCAAGAAAGTTGAATGGTGCACTTGGTTGAAGGTTAAGTTATTtaccaagaagaagaagagggatcAAGTCCCACTTAATACGTTTTTTCCCTTTTCCCATGTATGTTGAAGGTTGGGTtatttaccaaaaagaagaggGATCAAGTCCCACTTAATAcggtttttccttctttttttcggTAGTGTACCCATGTATTAAAAATTCTAAATCCGCCTCTGGTTTAGATCCCATTGACTTTAATTCATGAAGGTGGGTACAAGGCTTAGATAGTGATTGTAGCATGGATTCAGTAGTTACTGTTGTTTGTTTGCTGGTTTCAATGAATAATGCTTGCTGTGAATGAATGTATATATGTCAGATAAGGACACAGTTTAATCCTTTCTGTTAGTCAAATTCATGATTTCCTGACTGCTTTTTCCTTGTACAGTCTTTTCCGGATGAAGTTATTAGCCTGGAGAGATCTGTACGCACCCTCGACTTGACACACAATAAATTGGGTATTGCTATAATTTCTCAAACTTTTGATTCCTATCTTCTTGCCGGTTAGAGTTCAAAGACAAATCACTACAATTCCATTTGCTACTGCTATGTTTATGCCTGTGTTACGTTGTTACTTGGGGAAATTGCTTATATCATTTATCTTTTGATCTCATTTTAAATGAagccttttttttttcctgaagCTAATCTGTCAGTCTTTGAATTGTGGCAGTTGAAATTCCCATGGAGATCAACAAGTTAATTAACTTACAACGTCTAGTAAGTACTACAAACTTACATGTTTTTTCCTATCTTTGTCACTTTGTGTCATAGGGGCTTCATCAAAAGAAGAATATCTAGTAAGATAACCTTATTATGTTATCGGTATCcacccacttgtgggattatactgggtggttgttgttgtttgttatcGGTATCCAAATCTCATGAAAAATGCTAGGTCAGAATTGTTGGTCATATACTTGCAGCCAAAAGTCTTTTAGGAAAACTATTAGCTTCTTTTGGAGGACATGATGTTGTCAACAGTAGAGAATGAGGAATCTCTACAGTTGGAAAAACCTAAATTACTGAGAATTGGAATGAAACAGGTCTAAATGGAGCAAAATGGATACTAATGATTGATATAGCTGACTGTACTAGCTTGGGATTGAGtatagttgttattgttgttctaCTCTATCTCAGTGTCCACCAATTCTGACATAGGCTATAtttgctttctttcttttctgcTTCATCCCTAAGGGAGACAACCTTTTGCACATGCCCCAATATTTCTGGTATTATTGCGCGTTCCCGAATATTTTTGATTGGGGCTGGTgggtggatttttttttttttgggtggggttgggggggggggggagacggGAGTGAGTAATTAGTCTGAATACTTAGCTATACTTTAAAGGTAGAAGaatacaaaaaagaagaaagaaagatcgAAGTTACCATTGATAACACAAAGTTGTACAAGGGAAGGAAAGTCCTGCTAAATAATTAATGCAGGTACTCCTAAATTTTAAAAAGCTTGCAAAACAGGCATAAACGCAAGCTGACTGAGCTTTATTTGGCActtcaaaaactaaaaatagctCTAGTTTTTTACAAAAACCTTCTCCTAAGGTAGAAAATAGTATGCTATATCAGCCGAAgtgttgcaagttctttttttcttttctttctattttagtTAAGAAATGTTAAGAAAATGGATCTTGGGCATAACTTAATCCCAAAGGCTAACTCGAAAGGTGAGGATTGACCAAGACTGCATAAGGAGACAAAACTCATTCCCTCAACCAATGTGGGGCACTCTAACATCCTTCCCCCTCCCCCCACTGCTTAGAACTGGACATCTGGAGCTTGGACAACATAACATGAGGCCGCACACTGGAAAACACCATAAGGGGGATACGTCTGGCTCTGCTTCCATGTTAAGAAAATTGACATTAGGCTTAACTCAATCTCAAAAGCTAACTCAAGGATTTGCTCAAGACCATATACTAGACAACAACCAATTCCCTCTACCATTGTAATACACTCTAATAAGAAAAATCCGATCTGTATTCTCGTGGCATTTTTATGTCCTGAAATAGAAGGAAGAAGCATGCCACTAATGTGGTTCAAAGCTTCTCTCCTTTTAGTCTAAGCAAACCCCTCATGTTTCTTCAGGCATATAGCTGGCTGGCAGTTCTACCCTTTCATTTGTTATATCAACGGGTTTGCTAAATATTGAGGGGAATGATTAAACATGTTTTCTAGCAAATAATAACTGGTTTGTTCTGTTGGTAATGTAAGGTTTAAGCAATAGCAAATAAAGCAATAGCAATTGTCCAAAATATCATGGCAAACTCAAAACTGGAGAGATGCTGGCAGCTTAACTTTAAAGTATGATCCTAAGCTATGAGAGAGAGAAGTCTTAgaggaggaaatgaccatgtgaAGGATTTGGAATGCAAGCCAGTTCCTTTTTTTATGATTAGGCAATATGTGGTGGGAAAAAGCCCCAATATACAACTGGTATACAAAAATTGGACCTACACGAAAACACAGTTCTCCATAAAATGCACCCAATCATCCATGCTAACAGGAACCTCGGATGCTTCCAAAACtcaacaaaaagtcaaaaaaaaaatatttgtcctAATCTTTGCAAGAATATTCTCTAACCCCTCAAACACTCAACTAAGATGAATCAGCTCTACTTAGGAAAACTGTACGCATTTTCCTTCTGGTGAGAAGTGTTTATTTTCGGAGGACTCTGAAGAAGTTTTCATGTTTTATGCTATTGATATCATAAGATGTATTCTCTTGAATAACCAATACTATGAAGAGTTGGTTATATCTGATTTATCCAAAGAATTGACTGTTGATTATTTCTTTTCAGATTTTGGCTGATAACCTTATTGAGCATCTGCCTGTGAACCTAGGATTGCTTCAGTCTTTGAAAGTTGCAACACTTGATGGGAATCAAATCACAACCTTGCCTGATGAACGTAATTCTCCGCGATTCTAGATCATATGTGAAGTTTAGTAGATGTCTCTGCTATATATATTTACAGTCTCTATTCTAGTAACAGAATGCTCTTGTATTCAGTGGGCCAGTTGGTGAAGCTTGAGCGTTTATCTGTCTCAGCAAACTTGTTAATGAGCTTGCCTGAGACAATTGGGAGCTTGCGGAATGTAAGTGATCTATCCTGACAGTTTATATGGTGCCAGCTTATGCTGTTACGCAGTTCTATATAGGGagttgaaatattatttttgcactGGCTGTACTGCATTGTTCAATGTTATATACaatgatgctaaggtggctaaagAAATGGTGTCAATCTTGTTTATTATAGAACTATTCAGCAAATTGATATTCAAATTAATGAGCTTCTTATCACTTGTTAGTAGAGAACTGTTCAGCAAATTGATTTCCAAATTAACGAACTTTTTGTTCTTGCAACTGGAAGCTCAAGTTTTTTCTCAATTTACATAGTGATTCCACTTCACTGTGAATTTCTATTCTCCTCTTGGTAGTTAATGATGTCGCTCGGCTATCTTGTGcttgtattttggttttggaagaaGATCCTCGAGCTCCCTGGGGAGGGTGGTGGACTTTGGAGAATAAGCGTCTCTTTGCGGGTTGTCTTGAGGTCCACCACACTGAGTGcctttattttctcctttttaattCCCTCTGACTTCACATTGAAATTTATTCTCCATAAGTTTTTCCTATGTCATTGATAACCGAGAAATGTAAAACAGTGTTCACTACACTCTGACGAAAGCCACTTTGGAGAAGATAGGTACTAAACCGTTGAAAGACTTGTTGTTCTTTTTCTGATTCTCGTGCGCGGTGACTTGGGATGATGAGCTAAGGTCTTTCAATCAAGTTAACTGCTCTATTTCCTC
This DNA window, taken from Nicotiana tabacum cultivar K326 chromosome 15, ASM71507v2, whole genome shotgun sequence, encodes the following:
- the LOC107815989 gene encoding plant intracellular Ras-group-related LRR protein 7, which encodes MGCCSSKAADTKATRMARWRSTGIVALRDSKLKSFPDEVISLERSVRTLDLTHNKLVEIPMEINKLINLQRLILADNLIEHLPVNLGLLQSLKVATLDGNQITTLPDELGQLVKLERLSVSANLLMSLPETIGSLRNLVLLDVSNNKLKFLPESIGSCFSLEELQANDNSIEELPASVCNLVQLKSLCLNNNNLNQMPLNLLRECKSLQNIALHRNPISMDQFQQMEGFKEFEARRKQKFDKQIDSNVIISSKGLDEGVDL